One segment of Setaria viridis chromosome 4, Setaria_viridis_v4.0, whole genome shotgun sequence DNA contains the following:
- the LOC117852579 gene encoding uncharacterized protein, whose amino-acid sequence MVVRCCCSSSSWSAAGAAVAARASANAPPPRSSSPSSRTSRRAMDPAAGAGRGRVRIAVVGDVHNDWALEEDSKALQFLQPDLVLFTGDYGNENVELVKSISDLQLPKAAILGNHDCWHTYQFSEKKADRVRLQLGSLGEQHVGYKCLDFPTIKLSVVGGRPFSCGGDRLFRPKLLLKWGVNDMAGSAKKIYDAATSAPEGHSVVLLAHNGPTGLGSRMDDICGRDWVPGGGDHGDPDLERAISDLQRETGVSIPLVVFGHMHKSLAYGRGLRKMIAFGANGTIYLNGAVVPRVRYAQASPSDEQNQPEGSASVAPTSRAFTIADLSEGRVEKISEVWVLVSGDRTELEEEIVLYKHPREHM is encoded by the exons ATGGTCGTGCGGTGTTgttgctcctcttcctcctggtcggcggccggagcagcggtagccgcgcgcgcctccgcaaacgcccctcctccccgctcctcctcgccttcgTCAAGGACGAGCCGCAGGGCCATGGaccctgccgccggcgccggccgcggccgcgtccgCATCGCAGTCGTCGGCGACGTG CACAATGATTGGGCCCTTGAGGAAGATTCAAAGGCACTCCAGTTTCTTCAG CCGGATTTGGTACTTTTTACAG GGGACTATGGTAatgaaaatgttgaacttgtcAAAAGCATTTCGGACCTTCAGTTGCCAAAGGCAGCAATTCTTGGTAATCATGATTGCTGGCACACATATCAATTCTCAGAGAA GAAGGCAGATCGTGTTCGTCTTCAGCTTGGAAG CCTTGGTGAGCAGCATGTTGGGTACAAATGTTTGGATTTTCCAACAATAAAGCTTAGTGTTGTTGGTGGGCGGCCATTTTCCTGTGGGGGTGATAGACTATTTAGACCAAAGCTTCTATTGAAATG GGGTGTCAACGATATGGCTGGGAGTGCAAAGAAGATATACGATGCTGCTACAAGTGCACCAGAGGGCCATTCTGTTGTACTGCTTGCACATAATGGACCAACAG GTCTAGGTTCAAGAATGGATGATATCTGTGGGCGGGATTGGGTACCTGGTGGCGGTGACCATGGCGATCCAG ACCTCGAGCGAGCCATCTCCGATCTGCAAAGGGAAACCGGAGTCTCCATCCCGCTGGTCGTGTTCGGGCACATGCACAAGAGCCTAGCCTACGGGAGAGGCCTGAGGAAGATGATCGCCTTTGGAGCCAATGGCACCATATACCTGAACGGAGCGGTTGTGCCCAGAGTGAGGTACGCGCAAGCGAGTCCCAGCGACGAGCAAAATCAGCCTGAGGGATCGGCGTCGGTGGCTCCAACCTCGCGCGCCTTCACCATCGCCGATCTCTCTGAAGGGCGCGTCGAGAAGATCTCCGAGGTCTGGGTGCTGGTGAGCGGCGACAGGACCGAGCTCGAGGAGGAGATCGTATTGTACAAGCATCCGCGAGAGCATATGTGA
- the LOC117852577 gene encoding protein DA1 isoform X1 — MGWLTKFFRGSTHNISEGQYHSRPAEETSWNEPSSSPVVTDKRRSFYLSSVAKGDAFGMSSKRTCPVPVMGKKAPICIQCIEDLLSEFNNEDIDRAIALSLLEEEQRKAKTIDKDTHLEDDELLARAIQESLNVESPPCRNGSASGGNTYHPPREPGATNGGSTYQPPRENGTANGGNAYQPLPFMFSSGFRACAGCHREIGHGRFLSCMGAVWHPECFRCHACSQPIYDYEFSMSGNHPYHKTCYKEQFHPKCDVCKQFIPTNMNGLIEYRAHPFWLQKYCPSHEVDGTPRCCSCERMEPRESRYVLLDDGRKLCLECLDSAVMDTSECQPLYLEIQEFYEGLNMKVEQQVPLLLVERQALNEAMEGEKAGHHHLPETRGLCLSEEQTVSTILRRPRMAGNKIMEMITEPYRLTRRCEVTAILILYGLPRLLTGSILAHEMMHAWLRLRGYRTLSPDVEEGICQVLAHMWIESEIMAGSGSSAASSSSGSSTSASSKKGGRSQFERKLGDFFKHQIESDTSTAYGDGFRAGNRAVMQYGLKRTLEHIRLTGTFPF; from the exons ATGGGTTGGCTGACGAAGTTTTTTAGAGGTTCAACCCACAATATCTCGGAAGGGCAGTATCACAGCAGGCCTGCTGAAGAGACATCATGGAATGAACCCTCTAGCTCTCCTGTTGTGACT GATAAAAGGAGGTCATTCTATTTATCTAGTGTAGCCAAAGGAGATGCATTTGGCATGAGCTCCAAAAGAACTTGTCCTGTTCCTGTTATGGGGAAAAAGGCTCCGATTTGTATACAATGCATAGAG GACTTACTTTCAGAGTTTAACAATGAGGATATTGACCGTGCTATAGCGCTCTCTCTATTAGAAGAGGAACAAAGAAAGGCAAAGACAATAG ACAAGGATACACATTTGGAGGACGATGAGCTACTTGCAAGAGCTATCCAGGAAAGCTTGAATGTTGAATCGCCCCCTTGCAGAAATGGCAGTGCCAGTGGCGGCAATACATATCATCCGCCTCGTGAACCTGGCGCCACCAATGGTGGCAGTACATATCAACCACCTCGTGAAAATGGCACCGCAAATGGTGGCAATGCATATCAACCATTACCATTTATGTTCTCATCTGGATTCAG GGCATGTGCAGGATGTCACAGAGAGATTGGTCACGGTCGTTTTCTCAGTTGCATGGGAGCTGTTTGGCATCCAGAATGTTTTCGTTGCCATGCCTGCAGTCAACCAATATACGACTATGAG TTCTCCATGTCGGGGAATCATCCGTACCATAAAACTTGCTACAAGGAGCAGTTTCACCCAAAATGTGATGTCTGCAAGCAATTT ATTCCTACAAATATGAATGGCCTTATTGAATATAGGGCACATCCTTTCTGGCTACAAAAATACTGTCCTTCACATGAAGTGGATGGTACTCCAAGGTGCTGTAGTTGTGAAAGAATGGAG CCAAGGGAATCAAGATATGTATTGCTGGATGATGGCCGTAAGCTCTGCCTAGAGTGCCTTGATTCCGCAGTGATGGATACAAGCGAGTGTCAACCTCTGTATCTTGAAATTCAGGAATTTTACGAAGGTCTGAATATGAAAGTGGAACAGCAGGTTCCTTTGCTTCTGGTAGAGAGACAGGCTTTAAATGAAGCCATGGAAGGAGAGAAGGCT GGTCACCACCATCTTCCAGAAACAAGAGGACTATGCTTATCAGAAGAACAGACAGTTAGCACG ATACTGAGGAGACCAAGAATGGCTGGAAACAAAATTATGGAAATGATAACAGAGCCATATAGGCTGACGCGACGATGTGAAGTGACTGCAATTCTTATTCTGTATGGCCTCCCAAG GTTGTTGACAGGTTCAATATTAGCTCATgagatgatgcatgcatggttgcGACTTAGAG GATACCGGACACTCAGTCCAGACGTAGAAGAGGGCATCTGCCAAGTCCTTGCCCACATGTGGATTGAGTCAGAGATCATGGCAGGATCAGGCAGTAGTGCTGCATCATCTTCCTCAGGCTCTTCGACATCCGCATCATCGAAAAAGGGGGGACGGTCTCAGTTTGAGCGGAAGCTCGGGGATTTCTTCAAGCATCAGATTGAGTCGGACACATCCACAGCCTACGGAGACGGTTTCAGAGCCGGGAACCGGGCCGTCATGCAGTACGGCTTGAAGCGCACCCTCGAGCATATCCGGCTAACAGGGACCTTCCCATTTTGA
- the LOC117852577 gene encoding protein DA1-related 1 isoform X2, producing the protein MGWLTKFFRGSTHNISEGQYHSRPAEETSWNEPSSSPVVTDLLSEFNNEDIDRAIALSLLEEEQRKAKTIDKDTHLEDDELLARAIQESLNVESPPCRNGSASGGNTYHPPREPGATNGGSTYQPPRENGTANGGNAYQPLPFMFSSGFRACAGCHREIGHGRFLSCMGAVWHPECFRCHACSQPIYDYEFSMSGNHPYHKTCYKEQFHPKCDVCKQFIPTNMNGLIEYRAHPFWLQKYCPSHEVDGTPRCCSCERMEPRESRYVLLDDGRKLCLECLDSAVMDTSECQPLYLEIQEFYEGLNMKVEQQVPLLLVERQALNEAMEGEKAGHHHLPETRGLCLSEEQTVSTILRRPRMAGNKIMEMITEPYRLTRRCEVTAILILYGLPRLLTGSILAHEMMHAWLRLRGYRTLSPDVEEGICQVLAHMWIESEIMAGSGSSAASSSSGSSTSASSKKGGRSQFERKLGDFFKHQIESDTSTAYGDGFRAGNRAVMQYGLKRTLEHIRLTGTFPF; encoded by the exons ATGGGTTGGCTGACGAAGTTTTTTAGAGGTTCAACCCACAATATCTCGGAAGGGCAGTATCACAGCAGGCCTGCTGAAGAGACATCATGGAATGAACCCTCTAGCTCTCCTGTTGTGACT GACTTACTTTCAGAGTTTAACAATGAGGATATTGACCGTGCTATAGCGCTCTCTCTATTAGAAGAGGAACAAAGAAAGGCAAAGACAATAG ACAAGGATACACATTTGGAGGACGATGAGCTACTTGCAAGAGCTATCCAGGAAAGCTTGAATGTTGAATCGCCCCCTTGCAGAAATGGCAGTGCCAGTGGCGGCAATACATATCATCCGCCTCGTGAACCTGGCGCCACCAATGGTGGCAGTACATATCAACCACCTCGTGAAAATGGCACCGCAAATGGTGGCAATGCATATCAACCATTACCATTTATGTTCTCATCTGGATTCAG GGCATGTGCAGGATGTCACAGAGAGATTGGTCACGGTCGTTTTCTCAGTTGCATGGGAGCTGTTTGGCATCCAGAATGTTTTCGTTGCCATGCCTGCAGTCAACCAATATACGACTATGAG TTCTCCATGTCGGGGAATCATCCGTACCATAAAACTTGCTACAAGGAGCAGTTTCACCCAAAATGTGATGTCTGCAAGCAATTT ATTCCTACAAATATGAATGGCCTTATTGAATATAGGGCACATCCTTTCTGGCTACAAAAATACTGTCCTTCACATGAAGTGGATGGTACTCCAAGGTGCTGTAGTTGTGAAAGAATGGAG CCAAGGGAATCAAGATATGTATTGCTGGATGATGGCCGTAAGCTCTGCCTAGAGTGCCTTGATTCCGCAGTGATGGATACAAGCGAGTGTCAACCTCTGTATCTTGAAATTCAGGAATTTTACGAAGGTCTGAATATGAAAGTGGAACAGCAGGTTCCTTTGCTTCTGGTAGAGAGACAGGCTTTAAATGAAGCCATGGAAGGAGAGAAGGCT GGTCACCACCATCTTCCAGAAACAAGAGGACTATGCTTATCAGAAGAACAGACAGTTAGCACG ATACTGAGGAGACCAAGAATGGCTGGAAACAAAATTATGGAAATGATAACAGAGCCATATAGGCTGACGCGACGATGTGAAGTGACTGCAATTCTTATTCTGTATGGCCTCCCAAG GTTGTTGACAGGTTCAATATTAGCTCATgagatgatgcatgcatggttgcGACTTAGAG GATACCGGACACTCAGTCCAGACGTAGAAGAGGGCATCTGCCAAGTCCTTGCCCACATGTGGATTGAGTCAGAGATCATGGCAGGATCAGGCAGTAGTGCTGCATCATCTTCCTCAGGCTCTTCGACATCCGCATCATCGAAAAAGGGGGGACGGTCTCAGTTTGAGCGGAAGCTCGGGGATTTCTTCAAGCATCAGATTGAGTCGGACACATCCACAGCCTACGGAGACGGTTTCAGAGCCGGGAACCGGGCCGTCATGCAGTACGGCTTGAAGCGCACCCTCGAGCATATCCGGCTAACAGGGACCTTCCCATTTTGA